The following proteins are co-located in the Microcebus murinus isolate Inina chromosome 21, M.murinus_Inina_mat1.0, whole genome shotgun sequence genome:
- the TSEN2 gene encoding tRNA-splicing endonuclease subunit Sen2 isoform X1 has protein sequence MAEAVFHAPKRKRRVYENYESPWPIPFDQDQSPRKEFRIFHAEMINNNVIVKNAEDIEQLYGKGYFGKGILSRSRPNFTISDPKLVAKWKDTKTNMPIITSEKYQHRVEWAAKLMCRQGQNESTVHRILEDYIKPLEYPHINRNEEVQLPDELNSEMVSTMEGTARREKLSVMNGDSGQSDAMEDLSRPSGCPQEGSGRDPPTTGSYHNRVADEDAPPPQVCCCKPDAVILQRGPHPEHGGKHACILCAGERGPDHEYVLVEEVVCDRNESEDAPNEELVQRKKLICRRNPYRIFEYLQLSLEEAFFLVYALGCLSIYYEKEPLTIMKLWKAFSVVQPTFRTTYMAYHYFRSKGWVPKVGLKYGTDLLLYRKGPPFYHASIFSVFSSYSVIIELVDDNFEGSLRRPFSWKSLAALSRVSVNVSKELMLCYLIKPSTMTDKEMESPECMKRIKVQEVILSRWVSSRERSDQDEL, from the exons ATGGCAGAAGCCGTTTTCCACGccccaaaaaggaaaagaagagtgtATGAGAATTATGAGTCTCCATGGCCGATCCCTTTTGATCAGGACCAAAGTCCTAGGAAAGAATTCAGAATATTCCATGCCGAAATGATTAACAACAATGTGATTGTGAAGAATGCAGAGGACATCGAACAGCTCTATGGGAAA GGTTATTTTGGAAAAGGTATTCTTTCAAGAAGCCGTCCAAACTTCACAATTTCAGATCCTAAACTGGTTGCTAAATGGAAAG ATACGAAGACAAACATGCCTATCATCACATCAGAGAA GTATCAGCATCGTGTAGAATGGGCAGCAAAGCTCATGTGTAGACAGGGGCAGAATGAGAGTACCGTGCACAGAATCCTTGAGGATTACATAAAACCACTTGAGTATCctcatataaatagaaatgaagaagtcCAATTGCCTGATGAGCTCAACTCTGAAATGGTTTCCACCATGGAAGGCACAGCAAGGAGAGAGAAACTTTCTGTGATGAATGGAGACTCTGGACAGTCAGATGCTATGGAGGATCTGAGTAGGCCGTCAGGCTGCCCGCAGGAGGGTTCTGGGCGGGACCCGCCAACGACAGGCAGCTACCACAACCGCGTGGCAGACGAGGACGCACCTCCGCCCCAAGTCTGTTGCTGCAAACCAGATGCTGTCATCCTCCAGCGTGGGCCTCACCCTGAGCATGGCGGCAAACACGCGTGTATCCTCTGTGCGGGGGAGAGAGGGCCTGACCACGAGTATGTGCTTGTGGAGGAAGTGGTGTGTGACAGGAACGAGAGTGAGGATGCCCCAAATGAGGaa ttggtacaaagaaagaaactaatatgCAGAAGAAATCCATATAGGATCTTTGAGTATTTGCAACTCAGCCTAGAAGAG GCCTTCTTCCTGGTCTATGCCTTGGGATGTCTAAGTATCTACTATGAAAAG GAGCCTTTAACGATAATGAAGCTCTGGAAAGCTTTCTCTGTAGTTCAGCCCACATTCAGGACGACCTACATGGCTTACCACTACTTCCGAAGCAAAGGCTGGGTGCCCAAAGTGGGACTCAAGTACGGGACAGATTTAT TGCTGTATCGGAAAGGCCCTCCATTTTACCACGCAAG cattttttctgtgttttccagttACTCTGTCATTATCGAGCTAGTTGATGACAATTTTGAAGGCTCTCTCCGCAGACCTTTCAGTTGGAAGTCACTGGCTGCCTTGAGCAGAGTTTCAGTTAATGTCTCTAAG GAACTTATGCTGTGCTATTTGATTAAACCGTCTACCATGACTGACAAAGAAATGGAGTCGCCAGAATGTATGAAAAGAATTAAAGTTCAG GAGGTGATTCTAAGTCGATGGGTTTCTTCACGAGAGCGGAGTGACCAAGATGAACTTTGA
- the TSEN2 gene encoding tRNA-splicing endonuclease subunit Sen2 isoform X3, producing the protein MAEAVFHAPKRKRRVYENYESPWPIPFDQDQSPRKEFRIFHAEMINNNVIVKNAEDIEQLYGKGYFGKGILSRSRPNFTISDPKLVAKWKDTKTNMPIITSEKYQHRVEWAAKLMCRQGQNESTVHRILEDYIKPLEYPHINRNEEVQLPDELNSEMVSTMEGTARREKLSVMNGDSGQSDAMEDLSRPSGCPQEGSGRDPPTTGSYHNRVADEDAPPPQVCCCKPDAVILQRGPHPEHGGKHACILCAGERGPDHEYVLVEEVVCDRNESEDAPNEEAFFLVYALGCLSIYYEKEPLTIMKLWKAFSVVQPTFRTTYMAYHYFRSKGWVPKVGLKYGTDLLLYRKGPPFYHASIFSVFSSYSVIIELVDDNFEGSLRRPFSWKSLAALSRVSVNVSKELMLCYLIKPSTMTDKEMESPECMKRIKVQEVILSRWVSSRERSDQDEL; encoded by the exons ATGGCAGAAGCCGTTTTCCACGccccaaaaaggaaaagaagagtgtATGAGAATTATGAGTCTCCATGGCCGATCCCTTTTGATCAGGACCAAAGTCCTAGGAAAGAATTCAGAATATTCCATGCCGAAATGATTAACAACAATGTGATTGTGAAGAATGCAGAGGACATCGAACAGCTCTATGGGAAA GGTTATTTTGGAAAAGGTATTCTTTCAAGAAGCCGTCCAAACTTCACAATTTCAGATCCTAAACTGGTTGCTAAATGGAAAG ATACGAAGACAAACATGCCTATCATCACATCAGAGAA GTATCAGCATCGTGTAGAATGGGCAGCAAAGCTCATGTGTAGACAGGGGCAGAATGAGAGTACCGTGCACAGAATCCTTGAGGATTACATAAAACCACTTGAGTATCctcatataaatagaaatgaagaagtcCAATTGCCTGATGAGCTCAACTCTGAAATGGTTTCCACCATGGAAGGCACAGCAAGGAGAGAGAAACTTTCTGTGATGAATGGAGACTCTGGACAGTCAGATGCTATGGAGGATCTGAGTAGGCCGTCAGGCTGCCCGCAGGAGGGTTCTGGGCGGGACCCGCCAACGACAGGCAGCTACCACAACCGCGTGGCAGACGAGGACGCACCTCCGCCCCAAGTCTGTTGCTGCAAACCAGATGCTGTCATCCTCCAGCGTGGGCCTCACCCTGAGCATGGCGGCAAACACGCGTGTATCCTCTGTGCGGGGGAGAGAGGGCCTGACCACGAGTATGTGCTTGTGGAGGAAGTGGTGTGTGACAGGAACGAGAGTGAGGATGCCCCAAATGAGGaa GCCTTCTTCCTGGTCTATGCCTTGGGATGTCTAAGTATCTACTATGAAAAG GAGCCTTTAACGATAATGAAGCTCTGGAAAGCTTTCTCTGTAGTTCAGCCCACATTCAGGACGACCTACATGGCTTACCACTACTTCCGAAGCAAAGGCTGGGTGCCCAAAGTGGGACTCAAGTACGGGACAGATTTAT TGCTGTATCGGAAAGGCCCTCCATTTTACCACGCAAG cattttttctgtgttttccagttACTCTGTCATTATCGAGCTAGTTGATGACAATTTTGAAGGCTCTCTCCGCAGACCTTTCAGTTGGAAGTCACTGGCTGCCTTGAGCAGAGTTTCAGTTAATGTCTCTAAG GAACTTATGCTGTGCTATTTGATTAAACCGTCTACCATGACTGACAAAGAAATGGAGTCGCCAGAATGTATGAAAAGAATTAAAGTTCAG GAGGTGATTCTAAGTCGATGGGTTTCTTCACGAGAGCGGAGTGACCAAGATGAACTTTGA
- the TSEN2 gene encoding tRNA-splicing endonuclease subunit Sen2 isoform X4: protein MAEAVFHAPKRKRRVYENYESPWPIPFDQDQSPRKEFRIFHAEMINNNVIVKNAEDIEQLYGKGYFGKGILSRSRPNFTISDPKLVAKWKDTKTNMPIITSEKYQHRVEWAAKLMCRQGQNESTVHRILEDYIKPLEYPHINRNEEVQLPDELNSEMVSTMEGTARREKLSVMNGDSGQSDAMEDLSRPSGCPQEGSGRDPPTTGSYHNRVADEDAPPPQVCCCKPDAVILQRGPHPEHGGKHACILCAGERGPDHEYVLVEEVVCDRNESEDAPNEEAFFLVYALGCLSIYYEKEPLTIMKLWKAFSVVQPTFRTTYMAYHYFRSKGWVPKVGLKYGTDLLLYRKGPPFYHASYSVIIELVDDNFEGSLRRPFSWKSLAALSRVSVNVSKELMLCYLIKPSTMTDKEMESPECMKRIKVQEVILSRWVSSRERSDQDEL, encoded by the exons ATGGCAGAAGCCGTTTTCCACGccccaaaaaggaaaagaagagtgtATGAGAATTATGAGTCTCCATGGCCGATCCCTTTTGATCAGGACCAAAGTCCTAGGAAAGAATTCAGAATATTCCATGCCGAAATGATTAACAACAATGTGATTGTGAAGAATGCAGAGGACATCGAACAGCTCTATGGGAAA GGTTATTTTGGAAAAGGTATTCTTTCAAGAAGCCGTCCAAACTTCACAATTTCAGATCCTAAACTGGTTGCTAAATGGAAAG ATACGAAGACAAACATGCCTATCATCACATCAGAGAA GTATCAGCATCGTGTAGAATGGGCAGCAAAGCTCATGTGTAGACAGGGGCAGAATGAGAGTACCGTGCACAGAATCCTTGAGGATTACATAAAACCACTTGAGTATCctcatataaatagaaatgaagaagtcCAATTGCCTGATGAGCTCAACTCTGAAATGGTTTCCACCATGGAAGGCACAGCAAGGAGAGAGAAACTTTCTGTGATGAATGGAGACTCTGGACAGTCAGATGCTATGGAGGATCTGAGTAGGCCGTCAGGCTGCCCGCAGGAGGGTTCTGGGCGGGACCCGCCAACGACAGGCAGCTACCACAACCGCGTGGCAGACGAGGACGCACCTCCGCCCCAAGTCTGTTGCTGCAAACCAGATGCTGTCATCCTCCAGCGTGGGCCTCACCCTGAGCATGGCGGCAAACACGCGTGTATCCTCTGTGCGGGGGAGAGAGGGCCTGACCACGAGTATGTGCTTGTGGAGGAAGTGGTGTGTGACAGGAACGAGAGTGAGGATGCCCCAAATGAGGaa GCCTTCTTCCTGGTCTATGCCTTGGGATGTCTAAGTATCTACTATGAAAAG GAGCCTTTAACGATAATGAAGCTCTGGAAAGCTTTCTCTGTAGTTCAGCCCACATTCAGGACGACCTACATGGCTTACCACTACTTCCGAAGCAAAGGCTGGGTGCCCAAAGTGGGACTCAAGTACGGGACAGATTTAT TGCTGTATCGGAAAGGCCCTCCATTTTACCACGCAAG ttACTCTGTCATTATCGAGCTAGTTGATGACAATTTTGAAGGCTCTCTCCGCAGACCTTTCAGTTGGAAGTCACTGGCTGCCTTGAGCAGAGTTTCAGTTAATGTCTCTAAG GAACTTATGCTGTGCTATTTGATTAAACCGTCTACCATGACTGACAAAGAAATGGAGTCGCCAGAATGTATGAAAAGAATTAAAGTTCAG GAGGTGATTCTAAGTCGATGGGTTTCTTCACGAGAGCGGAGTGACCAAGATGAACTTTGA
- the TSEN2 gene encoding tRNA-splicing endonuclease subunit Sen2 isoform X2: MAEAVFHAPKRKRRVYENYESPWPIPFDQDQSPRKEFRIFHAEMINNNVIVKNAEDIEQLYGKGYFGKGILSRSRPNFTISDPKLVAKWKDTKTNMPIITSEKYQHRVEWAAKLMCRQGQNESTVHRILEDYIKPLEYPHINRNEEVQLPDELNSEMVSTMEGTARREKLSVMNGDSGQSDAMEDLSRPSGCPQEGSGRDPPTTGSYHNRVADEDAPPPQVCCCKPDAVILQRGPHPEHGGKHACILCAGERGPDHEYVLVEEVVCDRNESEDAPNEELVQRKKLICRRNPYRIFEYLQLSLEEAFFLVYALGCLSIYYEKEPLTIMKLWKAFSVVQPTFRTTYMAYHYFRSKGWVPKVGLKYGTDLLLYRKGPPFYHASYSVIIELVDDNFEGSLRRPFSWKSLAALSRVSVNVSKELMLCYLIKPSTMTDKEMESPECMKRIKVQEVILSRWVSSRERSDQDEL; this comes from the exons ATGGCAGAAGCCGTTTTCCACGccccaaaaaggaaaagaagagtgtATGAGAATTATGAGTCTCCATGGCCGATCCCTTTTGATCAGGACCAAAGTCCTAGGAAAGAATTCAGAATATTCCATGCCGAAATGATTAACAACAATGTGATTGTGAAGAATGCAGAGGACATCGAACAGCTCTATGGGAAA GGTTATTTTGGAAAAGGTATTCTTTCAAGAAGCCGTCCAAACTTCACAATTTCAGATCCTAAACTGGTTGCTAAATGGAAAG ATACGAAGACAAACATGCCTATCATCACATCAGAGAA GTATCAGCATCGTGTAGAATGGGCAGCAAAGCTCATGTGTAGACAGGGGCAGAATGAGAGTACCGTGCACAGAATCCTTGAGGATTACATAAAACCACTTGAGTATCctcatataaatagaaatgaagaagtcCAATTGCCTGATGAGCTCAACTCTGAAATGGTTTCCACCATGGAAGGCACAGCAAGGAGAGAGAAACTTTCTGTGATGAATGGAGACTCTGGACAGTCAGATGCTATGGAGGATCTGAGTAGGCCGTCAGGCTGCCCGCAGGAGGGTTCTGGGCGGGACCCGCCAACGACAGGCAGCTACCACAACCGCGTGGCAGACGAGGACGCACCTCCGCCCCAAGTCTGTTGCTGCAAACCAGATGCTGTCATCCTCCAGCGTGGGCCTCACCCTGAGCATGGCGGCAAACACGCGTGTATCCTCTGTGCGGGGGAGAGAGGGCCTGACCACGAGTATGTGCTTGTGGAGGAAGTGGTGTGTGACAGGAACGAGAGTGAGGATGCCCCAAATGAGGaa ttggtacaaagaaagaaactaatatgCAGAAGAAATCCATATAGGATCTTTGAGTATTTGCAACTCAGCCTAGAAGAG GCCTTCTTCCTGGTCTATGCCTTGGGATGTCTAAGTATCTACTATGAAAAG GAGCCTTTAACGATAATGAAGCTCTGGAAAGCTTTCTCTGTAGTTCAGCCCACATTCAGGACGACCTACATGGCTTACCACTACTTCCGAAGCAAAGGCTGGGTGCCCAAAGTGGGACTCAAGTACGGGACAGATTTAT TGCTGTATCGGAAAGGCCCTCCATTTTACCACGCAAG ttACTCTGTCATTATCGAGCTAGTTGATGACAATTTTGAAGGCTCTCTCCGCAGACCTTTCAGTTGGAAGTCACTGGCTGCCTTGAGCAGAGTTTCAGTTAATGTCTCTAAG GAACTTATGCTGTGCTATTTGATTAAACCGTCTACCATGACTGACAAAGAAATGGAGTCGCCAGAATGTATGAAAAGAATTAAAGTTCAG GAGGTGATTCTAAGTCGATGGGTTTCTTCACGAGAGCGGAGTGACCAAGATGAACTTTGA